In one window of Macadamia integrifolia cultivar HAES 741 chromosome 2, SCU_Mint_v3, whole genome shotgun sequence DNA:
- the LOC122070233 gene encoding myb-like protein X isoform X1 → MAEADTETKVVTGTANGTCPLEDSGRLVGTGEAETVKEEEAVTVKKEEDNTGVKEMEEDSKENEKNEDVGKEEDHKLKEEDSKQGKEREEPELEDVKMEEETDVMEEKESKENVATAEEKESKESIETREKEDKESKENIENAEDNKDETVKDKESKGEKRYNKRGKGSNVGGKEVAKKNKVDEKNVKETNNPTAFFLDRPVRERKSVERLVAFIERDPAKDFHIEKGHGTPLKEIPNVAYKLSRKKTDEAFKSLYTILFGRRGKASDFKKNISQFSGFVWHESEEVQEKQRMKLKEKFDKCFKEKLLEFCDALDIPVVKTAIRKEDIVMKLIDFLAAPRAMSDVLISEKQQSSKDRKRKRSVKGTASKSGGASAKFSSRFIPQKRRTAEDTQEKDKKSAPDTEIESEEDEDEENDGPEEVLNHSENENKEDESMEESEEDMREHKPGSRKSSSKKESAEKTNMKKCTTSRKATPTASPKKTPREASSKHSKVNDSSDKSPRVFSRKKKNEETRKNASNPVKSATKEKAGKKVVKGKDKSRGEEPGPSEDELRTAICEILQEVDFNTATFTDILKLLTQHFDTDLISRKSAIKLLIQEELTKLADEEEDNEDDKREDEKDQPTAGQEMEA, encoded by the exons ATGGCAGAAGCGGATACGGAGACCAAAGTTGTTACGGGTACTGCGAATGGAACTTGCCCGCTTGAGGATTCTGGGCGCCTGGTGGGTACTGGTGAAGCTGAAACTGTAAAGGAGGAGGAAGCTGTAACCGTAAAGAAAGAGGAGGATAACACTGGAGTTaaggaaatggaagaagatagtaaagaaaatgagaagaatgAGGATGTGGGAAAGGAGGAAGACCATAAGTTGAAGGAAGAAGATAGCAAacagggaaaagaaagagaagaaccaGAACTGGAAGATGTCAAAATGGAGGAAGAAACTGATGTgatggaagagaaggagagcaaggaaaACGTTGCGACTGCtgaagagaaggagagcaaAGAAAGCATTGAGACTCGAGAGAAGGAAGATAAGGAGAGCAAAGAAAACATTGAGAATGCTGAAGATAATAAGGACGAAACAGTGAAAGACAAGGAGAGTAAAGGAGAAAAGCGATACAATAAGCGTGGTAAGGGGTCGAATGTTGGGGGGAAGGAGGTGGCTAAGAAAAACAAAGTGgatgaaaaaaatgtgaaagaAACAAATAATCCCACCGCCTTCTTTCTTGATCGACCTGTGCGGGAGCGCAAGTCGGTTGAGAGGTTGGTGGCTTTTATTGAAAGAGATCCAGCAAAGGATTTTCACATTGAAAAG GGCCATGGTACTCCACTCAAGGAAATACCGAATG TGGCGTACAAGTTATCAAGGAAGAAGACAGATGAAGCATTCAAGTCACTTTACACAATCCTTTTTGGGAGGAGGGGAAAG GCATCTGATTTCAAGAAGAACATATCCCAGTTTTCTGGCTTTGTGTGGCATGAGAGTGAG GAAGTGCAGGAGAAGCAAAGgatgaaattaaaagaaaaatttgacAAGTGCTTCAAGGAGAAGTTGCTGGAATTCTGTGATGCGCTTGACATACCTGTTGTGAAGACAGCAATAAGGAAG GAAGATATTGTTATGAAGTTGATCGACTTTTTGGCAGCTCCACGTGCAATGTCCGATGTTTTAATTTCAGAGAAACAGCAG TCGAGTAAAGATAGAAAGCGCAAGAGGTCAGTCAAGGGAACCGCATCAAAGTCAGGTGGTGCTTCTGCAAAATTCTCTTCAAGG TTTATTCCACAGAAACGAAGGACCGCTGAAGACACCCAAGAGAAGGATAAAAAGAGTGCCCCTGACACGGAAATTGAGTCTGAAGAAGACGAGGATGAAGAGAATGATGGACCTGAGGAAGTTCTTAACCATTCTGAGAATGAGAATAAGGAAGATGAATCCATGGAGGAGTCTGAAGAAGACATGAGAGAGCATAAACCTGGTTCGAGGAAATCGTCATCGAAGAAGGAATCTGCTGAGAAAACTAATATGAAGAAATGTACAACTTCCAGGAAAGCCACTCCAACTGCATCGCCAAAAAAAACTCCAAGAGAAGCATCATCTAAACATTCTAAAGTCAATGACAGCAGTGATAAAAGCCCAAGGGTGTtttcaagaaagaagaaaaatgaggagACCAGGAAAAATGCCTCAAACCCAGTGAAATCTGCCACCAAGGAGAAAGCTG GTAAAAAGGTGGTGAAAGGGAAGGATAAATCCAGAGGGGAAGAACCTGGACCAAGTGAAGATGAACTAAGGACTGCAATCTGTGAAATTCTGCAGGAAGTCGACTTCAACACG GCAACATTCACTGACATTCTCAAGCTGCTCA CTCAGCATTTCGACACTGATCTCATCTCGAGAAAGTCAGCTATAAAGCTTCTGATCCAAGAAGAGCTTACAAAACTAgctgatgaggaagaagataatGAGGACGACAAGAGAGAAGATGAAAAAGATCAACCAACTGCAGGTCAAGAGATGGAGGCTTGA
- the LOC122070233 gene encoding myb-like protein X isoform X2 has protein sequence MAEADTETKVVTGTANGTCPLEDSGRLVGTGEAETVKEEEAVTVKKEEDNTGVKEMEEDSKENEKNEDVGKEEDHKLKEEDSKQGKEREEPELEDVKMEEETDVMEEKESKENVATAEEKESKESIETREKEDKESKENIENAEDNKDETVKDKESKGEKRYNKRGKGSNVGGKEVAKKNKVDEKNVKETNNPTAFFLDRPVRERKSVERLVAFIERDPAKDFHIEKGHGTPLKEIPNVAYKLSRKKTDEAFKSLYTILFGRRGKASDFKKNISQFSGFVWHESEEKQRMKLKEKFDKCFKEKLLEFCDALDIPVVKTAIRKEDIVMKLIDFLAAPRAMSDVLISEKQQSSKDRKRKRSVKGTASKSGGASAKFSSRFIPQKRRTAEDTQEKDKKSAPDTEIESEEDEDEENDGPEEVLNHSENENKEDESMEESEEDMREHKPGSRKSSSKKESAEKTNMKKCTTSRKATPTASPKKTPREASSKHSKVNDSSDKSPRVFSRKKKNEETRKNASNPVKSATKEKAGKKVVKGKDKSRGEEPGPSEDELRTAICEILQEVDFNTATFTDILKLLTQHFDTDLISRKSAIKLLIQEELTKLADEEEDNEDDKREDEKDQPTAGQEMEA, from the exons ATGGCAGAAGCGGATACGGAGACCAAAGTTGTTACGGGTACTGCGAATGGAACTTGCCCGCTTGAGGATTCTGGGCGCCTGGTGGGTACTGGTGAAGCTGAAACTGTAAAGGAGGAGGAAGCTGTAACCGTAAAGAAAGAGGAGGATAACACTGGAGTTaaggaaatggaagaagatagtaaagaaaatgagaagaatgAGGATGTGGGAAAGGAGGAAGACCATAAGTTGAAGGAAGAAGATAGCAAacagggaaaagaaagagaagaaccaGAACTGGAAGATGTCAAAATGGAGGAAGAAACTGATGTgatggaagagaaggagagcaaggaaaACGTTGCGACTGCtgaagagaaggagagcaaAGAAAGCATTGAGACTCGAGAGAAGGAAGATAAGGAGAGCAAAGAAAACATTGAGAATGCTGAAGATAATAAGGACGAAACAGTGAAAGACAAGGAGAGTAAAGGAGAAAAGCGATACAATAAGCGTGGTAAGGGGTCGAATGTTGGGGGGAAGGAGGTGGCTAAGAAAAACAAAGTGgatgaaaaaaatgtgaaagaAACAAATAATCCCACCGCCTTCTTTCTTGATCGACCTGTGCGGGAGCGCAAGTCGGTTGAGAGGTTGGTGGCTTTTATTGAAAGAGATCCAGCAAAGGATTTTCACATTGAAAAG GGCCATGGTACTCCACTCAAGGAAATACCGAATG TGGCGTACAAGTTATCAAGGAAGAAGACAGATGAAGCATTCAAGTCACTTTACACAATCCTTTTTGGGAGGAGGGGAAAG GCATCTGATTTCAAGAAGAACATATCCCAGTTTTCTGGCTTTGTGTGGCATGAGAGTGAG GAGAAGCAAAGgatgaaattaaaagaaaaatttgacAAGTGCTTCAAGGAGAAGTTGCTGGAATTCTGTGATGCGCTTGACATACCTGTTGTGAAGACAGCAATAAGGAAG GAAGATATTGTTATGAAGTTGATCGACTTTTTGGCAGCTCCACGTGCAATGTCCGATGTTTTAATTTCAGAGAAACAGCAG TCGAGTAAAGATAGAAAGCGCAAGAGGTCAGTCAAGGGAACCGCATCAAAGTCAGGTGGTGCTTCTGCAAAATTCTCTTCAAGG TTTATTCCACAGAAACGAAGGACCGCTGAAGACACCCAAGAGAAGGATAAAAAGAGTGCCCCTGACACGGAAATTGAGTCTGAAGAAGACGAGGATGAAGAGAATGATGGACCTGAGGAAGTTCTTAACCATTCTGAGAATGAGAATAAGGAAGATGAATCCATGGAGGAGTCTGAAGAAGACATGAGAGAGCATAAACCTGGTTCGAGGAAATCGTCATCGAAGAAGGAATCTGCTGAGAAAACTAATATGAAGAAATGTACAACTTCCAGGAAAGCCACTCCAACTGCATCGCCAAAAAAAACTCCAAGAGAAGCATCATCTAAACATTCTAAAGTCAATGACAGCAGTGATAAAAGCCCAAGGGTGTtttcaagaaagaagaaaaatgaggagACCAGGAAAAATGCCTCAAACCCAGTGAAATCTGCCACCAAGGAGAAAGCTG GTAAAAAGGTGGTGAAAGGGAAGGATAAATCCAGAGGGGAAGAACCTGGACCAAGTGAAGATGAACTAAGGACTGCAATCTGTGAAATTCTGCAGGAAGTCGACTTCAACACG GCAACATTCACTGACATTCTCAAGCTGCTCA CTCAGCATTTCGACACTGATCTCATCTCGAGAAAGTCAGCTATAAAGCTTCTGATCCAAGAAGAGCTTACAAAACTAgctgatgaggaagaagataatGAGGACGACAAGAGAGAAGATGAAAAAGATCAACCAACTGCAGGTCAAGAGATGGAGGCTTGA
- the LOC122070233 gene encoding myb-like protein X isoform X4: protein MAEADTETKVVTGTANGTCPLEDSGRLVGTGEAETVKEEEAVTVKKEEDNTGVKEMEEDSKENEKNEDVGKEEDHKLKEEDSKQGKEREEPELEDVKMEEETDVMEEKESKENVATAEEKESKESIETREKEDKESKENIENAEDNKDETVKDKESKGEKRYNKRGKGSNVGGKEVAKKNKVDEKNVKETNNPTAFFLDRPVRERKSVERLVAFIERDPAKDFHIEKGHGTPLKEIPNVAYKLSRKKTDEAFKSLYTILFGRRGKASDFKKNISQFSGFVWHESEEVQEKQRMKLKEKFDKCFKEKLLEFCDALDIPVVKTAIRKEDIVMKLIDFLAAPRAMSDVLISEKQQSSKDRKRKRSVKGTASKSGGASAKFSSRFIPQKRRTAEDTQEKDKKSAPDTEIESEEDEDEENDGPEEVLNHSENENKEDESMEESEEDMREHKPGSRKSSSKKESAEKTNMKKCTTSRKATPTASPKKTPREASSKHSKVNDSSDKSPRVFSRKKKNEETRKNASNPVKSATKEKAGKKVVKGKDKSRGEEPGPSEDELRTAICEILQEVDFNTATFTDILKLLSSSAFRH from the exons ATGGCAGAAGCGGATACGGAGACCAAAGTTGTTACGGGTACTGCGAATGGAACTTGCCCGCTTGAGGATTCTGGGCGCCTGGTGGGTACTGGTGAAGCTGAAACTGTAAAGGAGGAGGAAGCTGTAACCGTAAAGAAAGAGGAGGATAACACTGGAGTTaaggaaatggaagaagatagtaaagaaaatgagaagaatgAGGATGTGGGAAAGGAGGAAGACCATAAGTTGAAGGAAGAAGATAGCAAacagggaaaagaaagagaagaaccaGAACTGGAAGATGTCAAAATGGAGGAAGAAACTGATGTgatggaagagaaggagagcaaggaaaACGTTGCGACTGCtgaagagaaggagagcaaAGAAAGCATTGAGACTCGAGAGAAGGAAGATAAGGAGAGCAAAGAAAACATTGAGAATGCTGAAGATAATAAGGACGAAACAGTGAAAGACAAGGAGAGTAAAGGAGAAAAGCGATACAATAAGCGTGGTAAGGGGTCGAATGTTGGGGGGAAGGAGGTGGCTAAGAAAAACAAAGTGgatgaaaaaaatgtgaaagaAACAAATAATCCCACCGCCTTCTTTCTTGATCGACCTGTGCGGGAGCGCAAGTCGGTTGAGAGGTTGGTGGCTTTTATTGAAAGAGATCCAGCAAAGGATTTTCACATTGAAAAG GGCCATGGTACTCCACTCAAGGAAATACCGAATG TGGCGTACAAGTTATCAAGGAAGAAGACAGATGAAGCATTCAAGTCACTTTACACAATCCTTTTTGGGAGGAGGGGAAAG GCATCTGATTTCAAGAAGAACATATCCCAGTTTTCTGGCTTTGTGTGGCATGAGAGTGAG GAAGTGCAGGAGAAGCAAAGgatgaaattaaaagaaaaatttgacAAGTGCTTCAAGGAGAAGTTGCTGGAATTCTGTGATGCGCTTGACATACCTGTTGTGAAGACAGCAATAAGGAAG GAAGATATTGTTATGAAGTTGATCGACTTTTTGGCAGCTCCACGTGCAATGTCCGATGTTTTAATTTCAGAGAAACAGCAG TCGAGTAAAGATAGAAAGCGCAAGAGGTCAGTCAAGGGAACCGCATCAAAGTCAGGTGGTGCTTCTGCAAAATTCTCTTCAAGG TTTATTCCACAGAAACGAAGGACCGCTGAAGACACCCAAGAGAAGGATAAAAAGAGTGCCCCTGACACGGAAATTGAGTCTGAAGAAGACGAGGATGAAGAGAATGATGGACCTGAGGAAGTTCTTAACCATTCTGAGAATGAGAATAAGGAAGATGAATCCATGGAGGAGTCTGAAGAAGACATGAGAGAGCATAAACCTGGTTCGAGGAAATCGTCATCGAAGAAGGAATCTGCTGAGAAAACTAATATGAAGAAATGTACAACTTCCAGGAAAGCCACTCCAACTGCATCGCCAAAAAAAACTCCAAGAGAAGCATCATCTAAACATTCTAAAGTCAATGACAGCAGTGATAAAAGCCCAAGGGTGTtttcaagaaagaagaaaaatgaggagACCAGGAAAAATGCCTCAAACCCAGTGAAATCTGCCACCAAGGAGAAAGCTG GTAAAAAGGTGGTGAAAGGGAAGGATAAATCCAGAGGGGAAGAACCTGGACCAAGTGAAGATGAACTAAGGACTGCAATCTGTGAAATTCTGCAGGAAGTCGACTTCAACACG GCAACATTCACTGACATTCTCAAGCTGCTCAGTAG CTCAGCATTTCGACACTGA
- the LOC122057032 gene encoding nuclear transcription factor Y subunit B-3-like, producing MADSDNDSGGGNNSNSNSEFSPREQDRFLPIANVSRIMKKALPANAKISKDAKETVQECVSEFISFITGEASDKCQREKRKTINGDDLLWAMTTLGFEEYVEPLKIYLQKFREMEGEKSTMGGRLGEKDGSGGSGAGGSAGGGNGSVVDPGSGGAGFNGGGMYGGMQSAMMMMGRHQGQMYGSGPYHQMAVGGGVPNQTGSANSISGGRTRYANDG from the coding sequence ATGGCGGACTCGGACAACGATTCCGGAGGTGGGAATAACAGCAACTCCAACAGTGAGTTCTCGCCGAGAGAGCAAGACCGATTCCTTCCCATAGCCAACGTGAGTAGGATCATGAAGAAGGCACTCCCTGCCAACGCAAAGATTTCCAAAGATGCAAAGGAGACAGTCCAGGAGTGCGTATCGGAGTTCATAAGCTTTATCACCGGTGAAGCTTCCGACAAGTGCCAGAGAGAGAAGCGGAAGACAATCAACGGCGACGATCTACTGTGGGCCATGACTACTCTGGGATTCGAAGAGTACGTGGAGCCCTTGAAGATTTATCTCCAGAAGTTTCGGGAgatggagggagagaaaagcACTATGGGTGGTCGTCTAGGTGAGAAGGACGGCTCCGGTGGTTCAGGTGCCGGAGGATCAGCCGGCGGTGGCAATGGCAGTGTTGTAGATCCTGGGAGTGGTGGCGCCGGTTTCAACGGAGGTGGAATGTATGGTGGGATGCAGTCggcgatgatgatgatggggcGTCATCAAGGACAGATGTACGGTTCTGGACCTTATCATCAGATGGCTGTGGGTGGAGGTGTTCCTAACCAAACCGGCTCCGCCAACTCCATCAGTGGTGGTAGGACAAGGTATGCCAATGATGGATAG
- the LOC122070233 gene encoding myb-like protein X isoform X3: MAEADTETKVVTGTANGTCPLEDSGRLVGTGEAETVKEEEAVTVKKEEDNTGVKEMEEDSKENEKNEDVGKEEDHKLKEEDSKQGKEREEPELEDVKMEEETDVMEEKESKENVATAEEKESKESIETREKEDKESKENIENAEDNKDETVKDKESKGEKRYNKRGKGSNVGGKEVAKKNKVDEKNVKETNNPTAFFLDRPVRERKSVERLVAFIERDPAKDFHIEKGHGTPLKEIPNVAYKLSRKKTDEAFKSLYTILFGRRGKASDFKKNISQFSGFVWHESEEVQEKQRMKLKEKFDKCFKEKLLEFCDALDIPVVKTAIRKEDIVMKLIDFLAAPRAMSDVLISEKQQSSKDRKRKRSVKGTASKSGGASAKFSSRKRRTAEDTQEKDKKSAPDTEIESEEDEDEENDGPEEVLNHSENENKEDESMEESEEDMREHKPGSRKSSSKKESAEKTNMKKCTTSRKATPTASPKKTPREASSKHSKVNDSSDKSPRVFSRKKKNEETRKNASNPVKSATKEKAGKKVVKGKDKSRGEEPGPSEDELRTAICEILQEVDFNTATFTDILKLLTQHFDTDLISRKSAIKLLIQEELTKLADEEEDNEDDKREDEKDQPTAGQEMEA, encoded by the exons ATGGCAGAAGCGGATACGGAGACCAAAGTTGTTACGGGTACTGCGAATGGAACTTGCCCGCTTGAGGATTCTGGGCGCCTGGTGGGTACTGGTGAAGCTGAAACTGTAAAGGAGGAGGAAGCTGTAACCGTAAAGAAAGAGGAGGATAACACTGGAGTTaaggaaatggaagaagatagtaaagaaaatgagaagaatgAGGATGTGGGAAAGGAGGAAGACCATAAGTTGAAGGAAGAAGATAGCAAacagggaaaagaaagagaagaaccaGAACTGGAAGATGTCAAAATGGAGGAAGAAACTGATGTgatggaagagaaggagagcaaggaaaACGTTGCGACTGCtgaagagaaggagagcaaAGAAAGCATTGAGACTCGAGAGAAGGAAGATAAGGAGAGCAAAGAAAACATTGAGAATGCTGAAGATAATAAGGACGAAACAGTGAAAGACAAGGAGAGTAAAGGAGAAAAGCGATACAATAAGCGTGGTAAGGGGTCGAATGTTGGGGGGAAGGAGGTGGCTAAGAAAAACAAAGTGgatgaaaaaaatgtgaaagaAACAAATAATCCCACCGCCTTCTTTCTTGATCGACCTGTGCGGGAGCGCAAGTCGGTTGAGAGGTTGGTGGCTTTTATTGAAAGAGATCCAGCAAAGGATTTTCACATTGAAAAG GGCCATGGTACTCCACTCAAGGAAATACCGAATG TGGCGTACAAGTTATCAAGGAAGAAGACAGATGAAGCATTCAAGTCACTTTACACAATCCTTTTTGGGAGGAGGGGAAAG GCATCTGATTTCAAGAAGAACATATCCCAGTTTTCTGGCTTTGTGTGGCATGAGAGTGAG GAAGTGCAGGAGAAGCAAAGgatgaaattaaaagaaaaatttgacAAGTGCTTCAAGGAGAAGTTGCTGGAATTCTGTGATGCGCTTGACATACCTGTTGTGAAGACAGCAATAAGGAAG GAAGATATTGTTATGAAGTTGATCGACTTTTTGGCAGCTCCACGTGCAATGTCCGATGTTTTAATTTCAGAGAAACAGCAG TCGAGTAAAGATAGAAAGCGCAAGAGGTCAGTCAAGGGAACCGCATCAAAGTCAGGTGGTGCTTCTGCAAAATTCTCTTCAAGG AAACGAAGGACCGCTGAAGACACCCAAGAGAAGGATAAAAAGAGTGCCCCTGACACGGAAATTGAGTCTGAAGAAGACGAGGATGAAGAGAATGATGGACCTGAGGAAGTTCTTAACCATTCTGAGAATGAGAATAAGGAAGATGAATCCATGGAGGAGTCTGAAGAAGACATGAGAGAGCATAAACCTGGTTCGAGGAAATCGTCATCGAAGAAGGAATCTGCTGAGAAAACTAATATGAAGAAATGTACAACTTCCAGGAAAGCCACTCCAACTGCATCGCCAAAAAAAACTCCAAGAGAAGCATCATCTAAACATTCTAAAGTCAATGACAGCAGTGATAAAAGCCCAAGGGTGTtttcaagaaagaagaaaaatgaggagACCAGGAAAAATGCCTCAAACCCAGTGAAATCTGCCACCAAGGAGAAAGCTG GTAAAAAGGTGGTGAAAGGGAAGGATAAATCCAGAGGGGAAGAACCTGGACCAAGTGAAGATGAACTAAGGACTGCAATCTGTGAAATTCTGCAGGAAGTCGACTTCAACACG GCAACATTCACTGACATTCTCAAGCTGCTCA CTCAGCATTTCGACACTGATCTCATCTCGAGAAAGTCAGCTATAAAGCTTCTGATCCAAGAAGAGCTTACAAAACTAgctgatgaggaagaagataatGAGGACGACAAGAGAGAAGATGAAAAAGATCAACCAACTGCAGGTCAAGAGATGGAGGCTTGA